The Pyrenophora tritici-repentis strain M4 chromosome 8, whole genome shotgun sequence genome contains a region encoding:
- a CDS encoding Protamine-P1 domain containing protein, producing the protein MQQEKTKNKKLEALLLEAEEKNKKLEASMREEQEKSKAMGYSSEMEIQG; encoded by the coding sequence ATGCAACAGGAGAAGACAAAGAACAAGAAGCTAGAAGCATTGCTCCTAGAAGCAGAGgagaagaacaagaagctGGAAGCGTCGATGCGAGAAGAACAGGAGAAGTCCAAGGCCATGGGATACTCGTCCGAAATGGAGATTCAAGGTTGA